Proteins from one Sulfurovum sp. TSL1 genomic window:
- a CDS encoding inorganic phosphate transporter: MNTYMIRMAKKIEKAAMKSSGIDFIRLGFALFFLVAVLTYSFLSSGHIPNNMFLAIAALFGAYMAMNIGANDVANNVGPSVGSKALTMGGAIVIAAIFEAGGAFIAGGDVVTTIKKGIIDINAFGTNVDPFIWAMIASLLAAALWLNFATMMKAPVSTTHSIVGGVMGSGIAAAGFTIVSWSTMGQIAASWVISPILGGVIAALFLYTIKRTIIFQNDKVAAARKWVPIYVAIMTWAFVTYLTLKGLKNIWPSIVDILLFLPDEKKPSFLTASIFGFIVAGIVYIVLRKTVATRATNLHNTRDSINLLFTVPLIFAAALLSFAHGANDVANAIGPLAAINDAVITGGISAKAGIPLWVMAVGALGIALGLALYGPKLIRTVGSEITELDQMRAFSVAIAAAITVIIASQLGLPVSSTHIAVGGIFGVGFLREYLESTGQVERVEKQQINIVDEKKVLKAYSSELKTLEDKVDKTKVDYERIVDLYKAIDKEEDRIKAAKKHIKSIEKVKYVKRDAVKKIITAWLITVPASAVLSAAIFFMIKGIVL; this comes from the coding sequence ATGAATACATATATGATACGTATGGCCAAGAAAATAGAAAAAGCGGCAATGAAGAGTAGCGGCATAGATTTTATAAGACTTGGATTTGCACTCTTTTTCCTCGTTGCGGTTTTGACCTATAGTTTTTTAAGCTCTGGACATATACCCAATAATATGTTTTTAGCTATCGCAGCGCTATTTGGTGCCTATATGGCTATGAACATTGGTGCAAATGATGTTGCGAACAATGTAGGGCCTTCAGTCGGTTCGAAAGCACTTACCATGGGAGGTGCGATCGTTATTGCAGCCATTTTTGAGGCCGGCGGTGCATTTATAGCCGGTGGTGATGTTGTTACAACCATTAAAAAAGGTATTATTGATATCAATGCATTCGGTACGAATGTCGATCCATTTATTTGGGCGATGATAGCATCACTTTTGGCAGCTGCACTATGGCTGAATTTTGCAACAATGATGAAAGCTCCGGTATCAACCACCCATTCGATCGTTGGAGGTGTTATGGGTTCAGGTATTGCAGCAGCAGGGTTTACAATTGTATCATGGAGTACTATGGGTCAAATTGCTGCTTCTTGGGTTATATCACCGATTCTTGGAGGCGTGATTGCCGCACTCTTTTTATATACTATTAAAAGAACGATCATATTTCAGAATGACAAGGTGGCTGCAGCAAGGAAATGGGTACCTATTTATGTGGCCATTATGACTTGGGCATTTGTGACCTATTTAACACTTAAAGGCCTCAAAAATATCTGGCCTTCGATCGTAGACATTTTACTGTTTCTTCCTGATGAGAAAAAACCTTCTTTCCTTACAGCATCTATTTTTGGATTCATTGTGGCCGGAATCGTCTATATTGTATTGAGAAAAACGGTTGCGACCAGAGCAACCAATCTTCACAACACTAGAGATTCTATTAATCTACTCTTTACCGTACCGCTCATTTTTGCTGCAGCGCTTTTAAGTTTTGCCCATGGTGCAAACGATGTGGCAAATGCTATCGGTCCATTGGCAGCGATCAATGATGCCGTGATAACCGGCGGCATTTCGGCTAAGGCAGGTATACCTTTATGGGTGATGGCTGTTGGAGCACTGGGTATTGCTCTAGGGCTTGCACTCTATGGACCAAAACTGATCAGAACAGTGGGCAGTGAAATAACAGAACTGGATCAAATGAGGGCATTCTCAGTAGCCATAGCCGCAGCGATCACAGTGATCATTGCATCTCAATTAGGTCTGCCTGTCTCTTCAACACATATTGCGGTCGGAGGTATATTCGGGGTAGGTTTTTTAAGGGAATATCTCGAATCTACCGGACAAGTAGAACGTGTTGAAAAACAGCAGATCAATATTGTAGATGAAAAAAAAGTTTTAAAGGCATACAGCAGTGAACTCAAGACATTAGAAGATAAAGTAGATAAGACAAAAGTAGATTATGAAAGGATCGTTGATCTCTATAAGGCAATTGACAAAGAAGAAGATCGCATCAAAGCAGCCAAAAAGCATATCAAAAGCATTGAAAAAGTCAAATATGTCAAAAGAGATGCCGTCAAAAAGATTATTACTGCCTGGCTGATAACTGTACCCGCTTCTGCTGTACTGTCAGCAGCCATATTTTTTATGATCAAAGGCATTGTACTTTAA
- a CDS encoding cation:proton antiporter, translated as MDVHNFFLILFLILISARILGELFARLGIPSVLGELCAGILLGVSGFGLVEVNDVLKILAEIGILLLLFEIGLDTDIERLRQAGGKAIIVALFGAVFPFVISAFLAYYLFGLTLLVSLFIGGTLTATSIGITMRVLKDLQKEHSEVAQIVIGAAVLDDILGVIVLVFIYDYAITQTLSLTNTLNTTVFILLFFLLAPAVAHFTSHFMKKFDEHKKVPGFIPTLIIALIALFAYMSHLFGAPEILGSFAAGIALSRRFILPFGMGLQHDEVFLEKVKNAITPIAQMFTPIFFVMVGLSMNLKVIDFTSMFFWSLALTFLSIAVIGKYFGAFLLRKTSALKKALIGISMIPRGEVGLIFAEVGRVNGILDDQIYAVLIFVIIVTTIAPPFLLKWLFKYEEG; from the coding sequence ATGGATGTACATAATTTTTTTCTGATACTTTTTTTAATTTTGATCTCTGCAAGGATCTTGGGTGAATTGTTCGCCCGTTTGGGCATCCCCTCTGTACTGGGTGAGTTGTGTGCAGGTATACTGCTGGGTGTCTCGGGCTTTGGTCTTGTAGAAGTGAACGATGTACTCAAAATACTTGCGGAGATCGGTATCCTTCTTTTGCTTTTTGAAATCGGGTTGGATACTGATATCGAGCGTCTGAGACAAGCAGGAGGCAAAGCGATTATTGTTGCACTGTTTGGTGCAGTGTTTCCCTTTGTCATTTCCGCCTTTCTTGCCTACTATCTATTTGGTCTGACACTTCTTGTCTCTCTTTTTATCGGAGGTACTCTGACTGCAACGAGCATCGGTATAACGATGAGAGTCTTAAAAGATCTTCAAAAAGAACATTCGGAAGTTGCCCAGATCGTCATTGGTGCGGCAGTACTGGATGATATATTAGGTGTGATAGTGCTTGTTTTTATCTATGACTATGCAATCACACAAACATTAAGTCTAACAAATACCTTGAATACAACGGTATTTATCTTATTATTTTTTCTGCTGGCTCCTGCTGTTGCACATTTTACTTCCCATTTTATGAAAAAATTTGATGAACATAAAAAAGTGCCTGGGTTTATACCGACGTTGATTATAGCGCTTATAGCACTTTTTGCGTATATGTCACATCTTTTTGGTGCACCTGAAATTTTGGGTTCATTTGCTGCGGGTATAGCGCTTTCACGACGTTTCATACTTCCTTTTGGAATGGGTTTACAACATGATGAAGTATTTTTAGAGAAAGTGAAGAACGCAATTACTCCGATTGCACAGATGTTTACGCCTATCTTTTTTGTGATGGTAGGGTTATCGATGAACTTAAAAGTGATAGATTTTACTTCTATGTTTTTTTGGAGTTTGGCACTTACTTTTTTATCTATTGCAGTGATTGGAAAATATTTTGGCGCTTTTTTACTAAGAAAAACGAGTGCATTGAAGAAAGCATTGATCGGTATCTCTATGATCCCGCGTGGCGAAGTAGGGCTCATATTTGCAGAAGTAGGGCGTGTGAATGGCATACTGGATGATCAGATCTATGCGGTTCTGATCTTTGTCATTATCGTGACAACCATTGCACCGCCATTTTTACTCAAATGGCTTTTTAAGTACGAAGAGGGGTAA
- a CDS encoding DUF2459 domain-containing protein has product MEYNCYLQNILLGLMVFSVTLLTGCTKPISEFYPPGPGRTDNKTVYVVNHGLHTGIVLPKKDAASYMHAFNDFKSARYLEIGWGDEIYYQTDPNTLWMGIRALFWPTDSVLHVAALQTDPIAYFNNNKVLRLKLSKTGFIRLVEYIDSSFTLNKNRQVIRLGNGLYGTSRFYRAEGKFHLFNNCNTWSARAISHSGFPINTCCIFTADDLITQLERRKK; this is encoded by the coding sequence ATGGAGTATAACTGCTACCTACAAAACATACTGCTAGGCTTAATGGTTTTTTCTGTTACTCTATTGACCGGTTGTACAAAACCTATCAGTGAATTTTATCCACCGGGCCCAGGACGAACTGATAACAAAACAGTCTATGTTGTCAATCACGGATTGCACACTGGCATTGTATTACCCAAAAAAGATGCAGCCTCATATATGCATGCTTTTAATGATTTTAAAAGTGCTCGATATTTAGAGATAGGCTGGGGAGATGAGATCTATTATCAAACAGATCCAAATACACTTTGGATGGGGATAAGAGCACTGTTTTGGCCTACGGATTCAGTACTTCATGTGGCTGCGCTCCAGACAGATCCAATAGCCTATTTTAACAACAATAAAGTCCTTAGGTTAAAACTCTCCAAAACGGGTTTTATTAGATTGGTAGAGTATATCGATAGCAGTTTTACTTTGAATAAGAATAGACAGGTCATCAGACTGGGAAACGGTCTCTATGGAACAAGTAGATTCTATCGTGCAGAGGGGAAGTTTCACCTCTTTAATAACTGTAATACCTGGAGTGCAAGGGCGATAAGCCACTCAGGCTTCCCTATAAATACATGTTGTATATTTACTGCAGACGATCTGATCACCCAGTTAGAGCGTAGGAAGAAATGA
- a CDS encoding TIGR00341 family protein: protein MKYLEVIVSSESLETVHKIAEKVDAKDLRSHPKDEDNMQLFRMLVGDEDIQKALDSFSEIIDKQPAAKLIVMSVEAHLPKEEKEEEKEEDKKVTAARESIYEKVDKNAHINMDFIILVTLSTIVATIGLIENNVAVVIGAMVIAPLLGPNIAFSLATALGDTKLMFASVKAILLGVGIAVLLPYLIAEFLPMPLTGHEVLMRTHVGFDSVILALASGAAAALSITTGLSSVLVGVMVAVALLPPATVFGLMLGDGRFELAFNAGILLAINIVSINLSSKIIFMFKGISPRTWFEKEKAKHAMKWYISTWIITLIVLMLLIYL from the coding sequence ATGAAATATCTTGAGGTGATCGTCAGTTCCGAAAGTTTAGAAACAGTGCACAAGATAGCAGAAAAAGTTGATGCAAAAGATTTGCGTTCGCATCCCAAAGACGAAGATAATATGCAGCTATTTCGTATGCTTGTTGGTGATGAGGATATTCAAAAAGCACTTGACAGTTTTTCCGAGATCATAGATAAACAGCCGGCTGCAAAGCTGATAGTCATGTCGGTTGAAGCACACTTGCCTAAAGAAGAAAAAGAGGAAGAAAAAGAGGAAGATAAGAAAGTAACTGCTGCAAGGGAGTCCATTTATGAAAAAGTTGATAAAAATGCACATATCAACATGGATTTTATCATATTGGTAACCTTATCAACGATTGTTGCTACTATCGGATTGATTGAAAATAATGTTGCTGTTGTCATAGGGGCGATGGTGATCGCTCCGCTGCTCGGTCCGAATATCGCATTCAGTTTAGCTACAGCCCTTGGAGATACAAAACTAATGTTCGCTTCAGTCAAGGCTATTTTACTTGGTGTCGGTATTGCTGTATTACTACCATATCTCATAGCAGAGTTTCTCCCTATGCCTTTGACTGGTCATGAAGTACTGATGCGAACGCATGTAGGTTTTGATTCTGTCATTTTGGCTTTGGCTTCTGGTGCAGCAGCAGCGTTGTCAATTACAACCGGTTTGTCAAGCGTCTTGGTAGGTGTGATGGTAGCCGTTGCTCTTCTTCCACCTGCTACCGTATTTGGACTCATGCTTGGAGACGGACGTTTTGAGTTGGCTTTCAATGCTGGAATACTTCTTGCCATCAACATCGTCAGTATCAATCTCTCCAGTAAAATCATTTTTATGTTTAAAGGTATCTCTCCAAGAACATGGTTTGAAAAAGAGAAAGCAAAACATGCCATGAAGTGGTATATTTCGACATGGATCATTACACTGATAGTCCTGATGCTTTTAATTTATCTTTGA
- a CDS encoding AAA family ATPase, with protein MATKKTKDTPKIQQSKIGFDDIVGHKHIKERLKGIIKIIKNPKMLERFDTPIPKGLLLYGPVSVGKSMLAKAFAKEAGLSYLEISGSKLFELEYIKEVYDIASKKAPCSVILEDIDIKGIMQGAITNVPFSDIAKVMESSDERVFTFATAESLDEIDPILTSSQKLDFLLEVLELDKDARRFFIEKIMEKPHDPNINVERIVRYITGMSALELERIGRMAALSVVEQDKELITEEILIEQINIIKYGHKVEKQMVETLEKELKMTAYHEAAHAVLSVLLLPHVKIEQVTISPRSKVLGFVSYNEEDPLSNISKIDLFHDICVLLSGRVAKVKKMGDDQMDSGAQNDLAQASLQAYAAITTLGMDKELGYINLNAINSLDNYFLEQHIEKRFLHWMHVAKQNAEKLVHTHWEKIETLALKLIEQEIVESDELSSIIGDEELIHKIPDSL; from the coding sequence ATGGCAACAAAAAAAACAAAAGATACACCGAAAATACAGCAGTCCAAAATCGGATTTGATGATATTGTAGGGCATAAGCATATTAAAGAACGTCTGAAGGGTATTATCAAGATCATTAAAAATCCAAAAATGCTTGAACGATTTGATACCCCCATTCCTAAAGGTCTGCTACTCTATGGTCCAGTAAGCGTTGGTAAGAGTATGCTTGCAAAAGCATTTGCAAAAGAGGCAGGACTCTCTTACCTGGAGATATCAGGTTCGAAACTTTTTGAGCTGGAGTATATCAAGGAAGTATACGACATTGCCTCTAAAAAGGCCCCCTGTAGCGTGATATTGGAAGATATTGATATCAAAGGCATTATGCAAGGAGCCATTACCAATGTTCCCTTCTCTGATATTGCCAAAGTAATGGAGAGCTCAGATGAGCGGGTCTTTACATTTGCTACCGCTGAGAGCCTTGATGAGATCGATCCTATACTCACTTCATCGCAAAAGCTTGATTTTTTGTTGGAGGTTCTGGAACTGGACAAGGATGCGAGAAGATTTTTTATAGAAAAGATCATGGAAAAACCTCATGATCCCAATATAAATGTCGAACGTATCGTTCGTTATATCACCGGAATGAGTGCCTTGGAACTGGAAAGAATAGGGCGTATGGCAGCACTGAGTGTAGTGGAACAGGATAAAGAACTTATCACTGAAGAGATACTCATTGAACAGATCAATATTATCAAGTACGGGCATAAAGTTGAAAAGCAAATGGTGGAAACGCTTGAAAAAGAACTTAAAATGACAGCCTATCATGAAGCGGCACATGCAGTGCTTTCAGTGCTTTTACTACCTCATGTTAAAATTGAGCAGGTGACCATTTCACCAAGAAGTAAAGTGCTTGGTTTTGTCTCTTACAATGAGGAAGACCCACTGTCCAATATCTCAAAGATCGACCTCTTTCATGATATTTGTGTCCTTCTCTCCGGACGTGTGGCAAAAGTGAAAAAAATGGGAGATGATCAGATGGACAGCGGAGCACAAAATGATCTTGCTCAAGCCTCTTTGCAGGCCTATGCTGCCATTACAACCTTGGGAATGGATAAGGAACTGGGCTATATCAATCTCAATGCGATCAATAGTTTGGATAATTATTTTCTGGAACAGCACATTGAAAAACGATTTTTGCACTGGATGCATGTAGCAAAACAAAATGCTGAAAAGTTAGTCCATACACACTGGGAGAAGATAGAAACGTTGGCACTGAAACTGATAGAACAGGAGATAGTTGAGAGCGATGAACTCTCTTCCATCATAGGTGATGAGGAGCTCATACATAAAATTCCTGATAGTCTGTAG
- the upp gene encoding uracil phosphoribosyltransferase: MIYELSNPVAKTLLNHLREKKADALRFRHIVQELSRLLVYEALKNETLYDQTITTWQGEEAFGFIKEEDIIFVTILRAGLPMIESVTALFPKASSGFLAMKRDENTHQSILYYDRIPECAGKTVIIVDPMVATAGSLCDAISVIEGKSPKKILSLNIIGSPEGMAVLKQKHPNIDVFIAQIDKGLNQYKFIIPGLGDAGDRSYNTME, translated from the coding sequence ATGATCTATGAACTCTCCAATCCTGTTGCCAAAACCTTATTGAACCATTTACGAGAAAAAAAAGCAGATGCATTGCGTTTTCGACATATCGTTCAAGAGTTGTCCAGACTTCTTGTCTACGAAGCACTGAAAAATGAAACACTCTATGATCAGACCATTACGACATGGCAAGGTGAGGAAGCGTTTGGATTTATTAAAGAAGAAGATATCATATTTGTCACTATTTTGCGTGCAGGTCTTCCTATGATAGAATCTGTCACAGCACTTTTCCCAAAAGCATCTTCGGGATTTCTAGCCATGAAACGCGATGAAAATACCCACCAGAGCATTCTCTACTATGACCGTATACCTGAGTGTGCAGGTAAAACTGTTATTATCGTTGATCCCATGGTAGCCACTGCAGGGTCACTCTGTGATGCGATCTCTGTGATTGAAGGAAAATCACCTAAAAAGATCCTATCACTCAATATCATCGGTTCACCGGAAGGCATGGCTGTTTTAAAACAAAAACATCCAAACATAGATGTATTTATTGCACAAATTGATAAGGGTCTGAATCAATATAAGTTTATTATTCCCGGTCTGGGAGATGCCGGTGACCGATCCTATAATACTATGGAGTAA
- a CDS encoding molybdopterin-dependent oxidoreductase — MERRDFFKKAIVTAGAAAVGTSTLEAGETTQPIDNRQVSKVVFPEKRPLIMYSDRPPLLETPREVFTSVLTPNDQFFVRWHMPDIPTHIDPDTYTIHINGLVEKELHISLNDLKTKFEQVEVTAVLQCGGNSRSAFKPIAGGIQWGSGAMGCATWKGVRLRDILDQAGLKKEAKWIGFNGSERAAYYETPEFVRELELSELDDHVILAYEMNGEDLPYLNGYPLRLVLPGYYSDSWVKMLSNITVTNEYKKLFFMDVAYRVPDNETESETPEKRFPKTKPIKKMNVKSLIGYPTTDSILSHNSHVVVRGVAWDDGHGIQDVLISTDGGKTWDKAILDDGKLGRYAYRAFRFAYKPTTFGKVTFMAKAINKIGEEQPFAKDIKWNHGGYKYNGIDEVTVEVV, encoded by the coding sequence ATGGAAAGAAGAGACTTCTTTAAAAAAGCTATAGTCACTGCTGGTGCAGCAGCTGTAGGAACGAGTACGCTAGAAGCCGGGGAAACAACTCAACCTATTGATAATAGACAAGTATCAAAGGTTGTTTTTCCTGAAAAAAGACCACTGATCATGTATTCTGACAGACCTCCTTTGTTAGAAACACCTAGAGAGGTATTTACCTCTGTACTGACACCAAACGATCAGTTCTTTGTGCGTTGGCATATGCCGGATATCCCGACACATATAGATCCTGATACCTACACCATCCATATCAACGGACTTGTAGAGAAAGAACTTCATATCTCACTCAATGACCTTAAAACAAAATTTGAACAGGTAGAAGTAACAGCTGTGCTTCAATGTGGTGGTAACAGCCGCTCCGCATTTAAACCTATTGCCGGTGGTATCCAGTGGGGTTCAGGTGCTATGGGATGTGCAACATGGAAAGGTGTTCGTTTACGTGACATTCTTGATCAGGCAGGACTCAAAAAAGAAGCAAAGTGGATAGGATTTAATGGCTCAGAAAGAGCTGCTTACTATGAAACACCTGAGTTTGTACGTGAACTTGAGTTAAGTGAACTTGATGACCATGTTATCTTGGCATATGAAATGAACGGTGAAGATCTACCATACCTCAATGGTTACCCTCTTAGACTTGTATTACCAGGATACTACTCTGATTCATGGGTAAAAATGCTTTCTAACATCACAGTGACCAATGAATACAAGAAACTCTTCTTCATGGATGTTGCTTATCGTGTTCCAGACAATGAGACTGAGTCAGAAACACCAGAGAAAAGATTCCCTAAAACAAAACCTATTAAAAAGATGAATGTTAAATCTCTCATTGGTTATCCAACTACAGACTCTATTTTATCTCACAACTCTCATGTTGTAGTGCGTGGTGTAGCATGGGACGATGGACATGGTATACAAGATGTACTTATTTCAACTGATGGTGGAAAAACATGGGATAAAGCTATTCTTGATGATGGTAAACTTGGACGTTATGCATATAGAGCATTTAGATTCGCATATAAACCAACCACATTTGGAAAAGTGACGTTCATGGCCAAAGCGATCAACAAGATAGGTGAGGAACAGCCATTTGCAAAGGATATCAAATGGAATCATGGCGGATATAAATATAATGGTATCGATGAAGTTACCGTAGAAGTAGTATAA
- a CDS encoding sulfite:cytochrome C oxidoreductase subunit B: MKKLLLIAMLIATPLFAQVKEKVEVPYVPFPIKMGKGFDAVQANCLTCHSFGYMINSGIQSKAFWRGKVDKMIVHFKAPITDKDAEIITNYFFEHYGNGKLK; encoded by the coding sequence ATGAAAAAATTATTATTAATAGCAATGCTTATTGCTACACCACTTTTTGCTCAAGTGAAAGAAAAAGTAGAGGTTCCTTATGTACCTTTTCCTATAAAAATGGGTAAAGGTTTTGACGCGGTACAAGCTAATTGTCTTACTTGTCACTCTTTTGGATACATGATCAATAGCGGAATACAGTCTAAAGCATTCTGGCGTGGGAAAGTGGATAAAATGATCGTGCACTTTAAAGCACCGATCACCGATAAAGATGCAGAAATCATTACGAACTACTTTTTCGAACACTACGGGAACGGAAAACTAAAATAA
- a CDS encoding YwbE family protein has product MTGGQKRANIKYGLDVAVVLKEDQGTGKLTYGKVQKILTNSPTHPHGIKVRLNTGEVGRVKEIL; this is encoded by the coding sequence ATGACAGGCGGTCAAAAAAGGGCAAATATCAAATATGGTTTGGATGTCGCTGTGGTACTAAAAGAGGATCAGGGAACAGGAAAACTCACCTATGGAAAAGTACAGAAGATCCTCACCAATTCCCCTACCCATCCCCATGGTATCAAAGTACGTTTAAATACCGGTGAAGTCGGTAGAGTCAAAGAGATCCTATGA
- a CDS encoding YaiI/YqxD family protein, giving the protein MTLFIDGDAFPNLLKPIVLRSIERLALTTKVIANKKIHIGQSKHIETIIVDQGADEADHHIVALCEAGDLVITADIPLADRIISKDAHAIDHRGELYSVDNIKQYLAMRNLMESIRESGEMTGGPKAFGPKDAHAFANQLNAFLAKYV; this is encoded by the coding sequence ATGACCCTCTTCATCGATGGTGATGCTTTTCCAAATCTTCTTAAACCCATCGTCCTACGGAGTATAGAACGTCTGGCCCTAACCACCAAGGTCATAGCCAATAAAAAGATCCATATCGGTCAATCAAAACACATCGAAACCATCATCGTAGATCAGGGTGCCGATGAGGCGGATCATCATATCGTAGCGTTATGCGAGGCGGGTGATCTTGTCATCACTGCAGACATACCGCTCGCAGACAGGATCATAAGTAAAGATGCCCATGCTATAGACCATAGAGGTGAACTCTACAGTGTAGATAACATTAAACAATACCTGGCCATGAGAAACCTCATGGAAAGCATTAGAGAGAGCGGCGAGATGACAGGGGGACCCAAGGCATTTGGACCAAAAGACGCCCATGCCTTTGCAAATCAGCTCAATGCCTTTTTAGCCAAATATGTATAG
- a CDS encoding class I SAM-dependent methyltransferase, which yields MIPFNHLGWIFKFIGPAIYPPKVRESLCSFLIPLSESASVLDLGAGTGIMSEFAYACRKDLQFTAVDPAEGMLKYTAEYIQTHQGHAETLPFEENSFEAILIGEALHHFSDIETSIEEIVRVLKKEGKLFIYDFDSSTFMGKLICRVEKILGEPGNFFTPGVLEEILKSHGFSVAISQYGWRYTIDAQLKPS from the coding sequence ATGATTCCGTTTAATCATTTGGGTTGGATATTTAAATTCATCGGACCAGCTATTTATCCACCTAAAGTACGAGAGTCTCTTTGCAGTTTTTTAATACCGCTTTCAGAATCTGCATCGGTGTTGGACCTTGGTGCAGGCACCGGCATCATGAGTGAGTTTGCCTATGCATGTAGAAAGGATCTTCAATTTACAGCGGTTGATCCTGCCGAGGGTATGTTGAAATATACTGCTGAATATATACAAACACATCAAGGCCATGCAGAAACACTGCCTTTTGAAGAAAATAGTTTTGAAGCGATACTCATCGGTGAAGCACTGCATCATTTCAGTGATATTGAAACATCGATAGAAGAGATCGTACGTGTACTTAAGAAAGAGGGAAAACTCTTTATCTATGATTTTGATTCCAGTACCTTTATGGGCAAACTGATCTGCAGGGTAGAAAAAATACTGGGTGAACCCGGAAACTTTTTCACACCCGGTGTATTAGAAGAGATACTTAAAAGTCATGGTTTCTCAGTAGCTATATCTCAGTACGGCTGGCGTTATACTATTGATGCACAATTGAAACCATCATAA
- the mltG gene encoding endolytic transglycosylase MltG, whose translation MKKILSDLYRNFVLYFKLYMLLLLVPLTYNFIPVNEGTKTFYISSSNIDDVVNTLKTNGYEVTWIDKLMLKLRKTPEVGWYSVAPAEQGRLLFFQHLYQQKTDELMDVVVYAGDTKEELIARLANDMKLDQEKLLNTYHRLARFKEADILAQRYTLARQADENTTMQYIFYKSRQKLNTFVEEYFTTTPELMELRIVHIIASIIQKESNSIEEMPLISSVIYNRLARGMRLQMDGTLNYGPYAHTIVTPERIKSDESAYNTYKHKGLPPYPLSTVTLDALKASMKPKESDYIFFMLNEDGSHNFTVTYDEHLENIRAFRKYQKEREKEKETEFKARL comes from the coding sequence ATGAAAAAGATACTTTCAGATCTATACAGAAATTTTGTTCTTTATTTTAAACTTTACATGCTGCTATTACTGGTTCCTCTTACCTATAATTTCATTCCGGTCAATGAAGGGACCAAAACGTTCTATATCTCCTCGTCAAACATAGATGACGTAGTCAACACACTTAAAACCAACGGGTATGAAGTCACCTGGATAGATAAACTGATGTTAAAGCTCAGAAAAACACCCGAGGTTGGATGGTACAGTGTTGCACCTGCTGAACAGGGGCGACTTTTATTTTTTCAACATCTTTATCAACAAAAAACAGATGAACTGATGGATGTGGTGGTCTATGCAGGTGATACGAAGGAGGAACTTATTGCACGTCTTGCCAATGATATGAAACTGGATCAGGAAAAACTTTTAAACACCTACCATAGACTTGCCCGTTTTAAAGAAGCAGATATACTGGCTCAACGTTACACCCTTGCACGTCAAGCAGATGAAAATACAACGATGCAATATATTTTCTATAAATCCAGACAAAAATTAAACACCTTTGTAGAAGAATATTTTACAACAACACCAGAACTGATGGAACTGAGAATTGTCCATATCATCGCGTCTATCATACAAAAAGAGAGCAATTCCATAGAAGAGATGCCACTGATCTCTTCAGTGATCTATAACCGTCTTGCAAGAGGTATGAGGTTACAAATGGATGGTACGCTTAACTATGGCCCTTATGCACATACTATCGTTACCCCAGAACGCATCAAAAGTGATGAGAGTGCCTATAATACATACAAACATAAAGGCTTACCGCCATACCCCCTCAGCACGGTCACTTTAGACGCACTGAAAGCTTCGATGAAACCAAAAGAAAGTGACTATATTTTCTTTATGTTAAATGAAGATGGCTCACATAACTTTACGGTGACCTACGACGAGCATTTAGAAAATATCAGGGCCTTTAGAAAGTATCAAAAAGAGAGGGAAAAGGAGAAAGAAACAGAGTTTAAAGCCAGGCTCTGA